Proteins co-encoded in one Podospora pseudoanserina strain CBS 124.78 chromosome 7 map unlocalized CBS124.78p_7, whole genome shotgun sequence genomic window:
- a CDS encoding uncharacterized protein (COG:S; EggNog:ENOG503NV1N), with the protein MPPAFCPCLGPSPSQATSGGFHNANILIITWHSGINNDMHLTYLPTYLPTYSRTQLSSPIMARTTQIHRAQRDAAKIAPRTCVVQPTTPNPEKQQPYQYPGINVDLRHLLRHWTLEPGVDYYRVGCFEVSGAHSETQPIMVREVAMTLLMDRLTDKPGWHEKVFDDEIVAKWKQEALRAHEDDIWNSIITDQILQNLEEIRQVLASGDPDEIEGYPWHWAYHPQKPARQRIISEQAFDYCIAELRCKAVEFNKSGLIFTLNTNENMAIKSDSVVTDELREDLRVAFNKLVAEQGSNPDWHPRAQEMVQDLVHPSMHPFVYGKSPFFQDEVVGVEDAVEKWAGKGQVIEKPLTKPREEMSDFHDYNGQEYAFWSEKYQWLPANLAFQDDGTVRFTSYINNLHPTRHPEIYRTIERLIDTAIPAWERVLSGKATIGEPYIERRSSSYRNCGKKVVPVQQRFGPAPVFCSAYDNDAYEAQPDDLRPGLIREWEEKNGRPVPLDDNELYEVESWTGPDKWTSNPEQYEGLTLEEQKERLLLNYKWKEIRDVILPEPLGFQPVTYTTEHTLSEKFKETGLQVIVKMATIELTPEKPDFPVGGWHIEGMMSEHIVATALYYLDSENITTSSLEFRMKADEHPDLEDTIGQDNYRPNEVMFGCRFRNGEALQKLGNVETRQGRLLAFPNVFQHRVSPFSLQDRTKPGHRRFIALWLVDPHQRIISTANVPPQQLDWWAEAVFGDKDQVAKGELPSEVFQLLLEQGLADTISPPKEVLDKMNNRLPPELVNMVRKQRVMPQALMTREEAKEHRLKLMEERSTFHEEAESSWTGVQFNFCEH; encoded by the exons ATGCCGCCGGCATTTTGCCCCTGTCTCGGTCCATCGCCAAGTCAGGCAACCAGTGGTGGGTTCCACAACGCTAACATTCTGATCATAACCTGGCATTCGGGTATAAATAACGACATgcaccttacctacctacctacctacctacctacctactctCGAACCCAGCTCAGTTCTCCCATTATGGCCCGTACAACTCAGATTCATAGAGCCCAACGTGATGCTGCCAAGATCGCCCCTCGAACTTGTGTCGTTCAGCCAACCACACCCAATCCGGAAAAGCAACAGCCGTACCAGTATCCCGGCATCAATGTCGACCTCCGCCACCTCTTGCGGCACTGGACTCTCGAACCGGGCGTCGACTATTACCGTGTGGGGTGTTTCGAGGTATCTGGTGCCCACAGCGAGACACAGCCCATCATGGTTCGGGAGGTGGCCATGACCCTTCTCATGGACCGCTTGACCGACAAACCTGGCTGGCATGAAAAGGTCTTTGACGACGAAATCGTTGCCAAATGGAAACAGGAAGCTCTGAGAGCACACGAGGATGACATTTGGaactccatcatcaccgatcAAATCTTGCAAAACCTCGAGGAAATACGGCAAGTACTGGCCAGCGGTGATCCTGACGAAATCGAAGGCTATCCTTGGCACTGGGCTTACCATCCTCAAAAACCAGCGCGCCAGAGGATCATATCAGAGCAGGCGTTTGATTAC TGTATTGCTGAGCTTCGCTGCAAAGCTGTCGAGTTCAACAAAAGTGGCCTGATCTTTACGCTCAACACAAACGAGAACATGGCCATCAAGTCGGACTCTGTTGTCACCGACGAGCTTCGTGAAGACCTCAGAGTCGCCTTCAACAAACTCGTGGCTGAGCAAGGCTCCAACCCTGACTGGCACCCACGGGCTCAAGAGATGGTCCAGGACCTTGTTCACCCGTCCATGCACCCCTTTGTCTACGGGAAATCCCCATTTTTCCAAGACGAGGTTGTGGGGGTCGAGGATGCCGTTGAGAAGTGGGCTGGCAAGGGCCAGGTCATTGAGAAGCCGCTCACCAAACCCCGCGAAGAAATGAGCGACTTTCATGACTACAACGGCCAAGAGTATGCGTTCTGGTCTGAGAAATACCAATGGCTTCCTGCCAACCTAGCCTTTCAGGACGATGGTACAGTCAGGTTCACCAGTtacatcaacaacctgcaCCCAACGAGACACCCTGAGATCTATCGTACCATCGAGCGGCTCATTGACACGGCTATTCCGGCATGGGAACGGGTCTTGAGCGGAAAGGCCACCATCGGTGAACCCTACATCGAAAGGAGGTCCTCCAGCTATCGGAATTGCGGAAAGAAAGTCGTCCCAGTGCAACAGCGGTTTGGGCCCGCTCCAGTATTCTGCAGCGCATATGACAACGACGCTTACGAGGCCCAGCCGGACGATTTGCGGCCCGGACTTATCAGGGAGTGGGAAGAAAAGAATGGCAGGCCTGTTCCATTGGATGATAACGAGCTATACGAGGTGGAGAGCTGGACAGGGCCAGATAAATGGACCTCCAACCCAGAGCAGTACGAGGGTCTTACTCTGGAAGAGCAGAAAGAGAGACTTTTACTCAATTACAAGTGGAAAGAAATTCGGGATGTTATCCTTCCAGAACCTCTGGGCTTTCAGCCAGTCACATACACCACCGAGCACACACTCAGTGAGAAGTTTAAGGAAACCGGTCTTCAGGTCATTGTGAAGATGGCTACGATTGAGCTTACCCCGGAAAAGCCCGACTTCCCGGTTGGAGGTTGGCAC ATTGAGGGCATGATGAGCGAGCACATTGTTGCCACAGCTCTGTACTACCTTGATTCAGAGAACATCACCACGAGCTCCCTTGAGTTTCGCATGAAAGCAGATGAGCACCCGGATTTGGAAGATACTATCGGGCAGGATAACTATCGGCCTAATGAGGTCATGTTTGGTTGTCGGTTTAGGAACGGAGAAGCTCTGCAGAAGCTCGGCAACGTTGAAACGCGTCAGGGACGCCTTCTTGCCTTCCCAAATGTTTT CCAGCATCGCGTCTCTCCCTTCAGTCTCCAGGACCGGACCAAGCCGGGACATCGACGCTTCATTGCTCTTTGGCTCGTTGATCCACACCAACGAATCATCTCCACTGCCAACGTACCACCGCAACAGCTGGACTGGTGGGCAGAAGCCGTCTTTGGGGACAAGGACCAGGTGGCAAAGGGTGAGCTCCCTTCCGAGGTGTTTCAACTCTTGCTCGAGCAGGGGCTTGCCGACACAATTTCCCCGCCAAAGGAGGTGCTTGACAAGATGAACAATCGGTTGCCGCCTGAACTTGTGAACATGGTTCGCAAGCAGCGAGTTATGCCACAAGCTCTGATGACGAGagaggaggcaaaggagcacaggttgaagttgatggaAGAGCGGAGCACGTTTCACGAAGAGGCAGAGTCATCCTGGACGGGGGTGCAGTTCAACTTTTGCGAACACTAG